Below is a genomic region from Pyrococcus kukulkanii.
AAGCTTGCTCTCCACCAACCCTGCCTTTTCAAGCTTCCTTAAATGGAGGTACAGGAGTTGCCTAGAAATGCCGAGAACCTTGGCTAGCTCATAAACGTACCACTCCTTCTCGCAGAGAAGCTTTAGAATTTTAAGTCTGACCGGGTTTGCCAATGCATCTGCGATCGTCACTAGCTCCTCCGCTTTTACCATGGTTATCATTCCCCCCTATACTGCTCTCCTTATTATTTTTTAGGAAAAGAAGAAAAGGGTTATCCACGAAGTTCATTGATTACCTCTTCAAGAAGCATTGCCTTTAGCTCTCCCCTGTCCATCTCATACTTGTACTCTATCTCCGCAAGCTTGGTTTCGGGTGTGCACTCAATGTCCCTCTCCCTTAGTTTTTCTACTAGTGCATCAACTGAAACGTTGAAGTAGT
It encodes:
- a CDS encoding ArsR/SmtB family transcription factor: MITMVKAEELVTIADALANPVRLKILKLLCEKEWYVYELAKVLGISRQLLYLHLRKLEKAGLVESKLRLEEGDPRAKKYYRAKKFRIVIDNETIKELEM